ACGGCCGGCGGCGATGGCCACCTGCGCGGCGGCGGAGGCGAAGACCTCTCCCGGGACCGTGCCGGTCGCGGTGGGCATCTCCGGCAGCGCCGGGTACTCCTCCACAGGCAGGGTGTGGAGGGTGAAGCGGGAGGAGCCGCAGACCACGGTCGCCCGTACACCGTCTGTGGAGATCTCCACGGGACGGTTGGGGAGGGCGCGGCAGATGTCGGCGAGCAGCCGGCCGGAGACGAGGACGGTGCCGTCCTCCTCCACCTCGGCCTCGACGGAGACCCGCGCCGAGACCTCGTAGTCGAAGCTCGAGAAGCTCAGGACGCCGTCCTCGGCCTTCAGGAGAAGGCCCGCGAGCACGGGCGCCGGCGGACGGGCCGGGAGGCTGCGGGCCACCCAGGCCACCGCCTCCGCGAGTACATCGCGCTCCACCCGGATCTTCACCGGAACCGCCTCCTGCTGTTGCTGGCTCTTCGTCGACTGCGGGAACCAGTCTGACGTACGCCACCGACACTCGGTGCTGCTCGGGGTCAAGTCGAGACAAGAGCGAGCCGGAGCTCCGGCGCCGAGTTGTGCACAGGTCCCACTTCGAAGCGAATTCCGGGCTAACTCTATGTGGGAGTAGTAGTAGGGCCTGTGGAAACCGTGGATAACGTCATTTTCGCAGGTCAGGCACGGTTTTTTGTCCACCGAGGCTGTGGGTGGAGCCCGTGGACAACCGGGGCTATCTGTGGACACCCGAAAGTTCTGCACAGCCGGTACACAGGCCATGGGGAGTTCTCCCCAGCGCTGTCCCCAGCTTTCCCCAGGTTCCCCACAGCCCAAACGTCTCCCTTGGTGTGACCGCTTTCACTCGGCCCGGTGAGCGGGCGCGTTTCGTTGCCGAACAGTGGACAGCGGTGTGGAGAAGCTGTGGGCAACCGGCCGCCGCCTGTGGGCAGCCAGTGGACAACCTTCGGGACCCCCTGTGGACGAAAGATTCATCCACAGCCTGTGGAGATCGTTTGCCAACAATTCCACAAGGGGCTGACCTGGGGTGATGATCTGTCACCAGGCCGGCCTGTGGACACAATCCGGATAACTCGACAGTCCCCACCCTGTGGACGGGAGATCATCCCCCAATCTGTGGAGAACCTGCCACCGGAACGGAGTAATCGAACACGGCAGGGGCGGTTGGGGACGGGCGGAGCACCGCGGGAACGACGAAGGGCGCCCCGGGAGGTGTCCCGGAGCGCCCTCGGAGAGCTTCTGGAGAGGCCGTGGAGGCCCGCGTCAGCCGTTCTTGATGCGGTTGGTGAGCTCGGTGACCTGGTTGTAGATGGAGCGCCGCTCCGCCATCAGGGCACGGATCTTCCGGTCGGCGTGCATCACCGTCGTGTGGTCGCGGCCGCCGAACTGCGCACCGATCTTCGGCAGCGACAGGTCCGTGAGCTCACGGCACAGGTACATGGCGATCTGCCGGGCCGTCACCAGGACGCGGCTGCGCGAGGATCCACAGAGGTCCTCCACCGTCAGACCGAAGTAGTCGGCGGTGGCCGCCATGATGGCGGGAGCGGTGATCTCCGGCGAGCTGTCCTCGCCCCCGGGGATCAGGTCCTTGAGGACGATCTCGGTCAGACCGAGGTCCACCGGCTGCCGGTTGAGGCTCGCGAAGGCCGTCACCCGGATCAGCGCGCCCTCCAGCTCACGGATGTTCCGCGAGATCCGGGAGGCGATGAACTCCAGTACCTCCGGCGGGGCGTTGAGCTGCTCCTGCACCGCCTTCTTGCGGAGGATCGCGATGCGCGTCTCCAGCTCCGGCGGCTGCACATCGGTGGTGAGTCCCCACTCGAAGCGGTTGCGGAGCCGGTCCTCCAGGGTCACCAGCTGCTTCGGCGGCCGGTCCGAGGAGAGCACGATCTGCTTGTTCGCGTTGTGGAGCGTATTGAAGGTGTGGAAGAACTCCTCCTGCGTCGACTCCTTGCTCGCGAGGAACTGGATGTCGTCGACGAGCAGGATGTCCACATCGCGGTAGCGCTTGCGGAAGGCGTCGCCCTTGCCGTCGCGGATCGAGTTGATGAACTCGTTGGTGAACTCCTCGGAGCTCACGTACCGCACGCGCGTGCCAGGGTAGAGGCTCCGCGCGTAGTGCCCGATCGCGTGCAGCAGGTGGGTCTTGCCGAGACCCGACTCCCCGTAGATGAAGAGCGGGTTGTACGCCTTCGCCGGCGCCTCGGCCACCGCGACGGCGGCCGCGTGCGCGAACCGGTTCGAGGAACCGATGACGAAGGTGTCGAAGAGGTACTTGGGGTTCAGCCGCGCGTGCTGCTCGCCCGGAGCGCCGGCGCCCTGCCCGGAGGACGAGGAGCCGGGACCGCCGCCCGGCACACCGCCGGGGCGGGGGCCGGGACGAGGACCGTGGTTCTGCGGGTCGGGCAGCTCGGCGCGCTCGGGCCGCTGCGGCTCGTAGCCGCGGGCCGGCTCGTCGTAACGGGTCCCCCGGGACTGCTCCGGACCGGTGTACGGGGCGCGCTCCTGGTACCCGCCGAGCCGCGGCTGCTGCCAGGAGAGGTCCTCCTGGGTGCGCGGCCAGGCACCGGGGTCGGGCCGCTGCGGCTGCGCGTAGTCCGGATAGGCGGGCCGGGCGGTGGGCAGCCCGTCGTCGGGCATCGGCCGGTGGCCGTACCCGTCGTACTTGTCGTACGGCTCGGGCTGTGCGCGCTCGTCGTAGCGGGGCTGCTGCTGCACCGGGGGCGCCGGCGGCGTCGGCTCGCCGACGGAGTCGTCGACGGTGATCGCGATCCGGATCGGCCGACCGCACTCACGGCTGAGGGTCTCGCTGATCAGCGGGGCGAGCCGGCCCTCCAGGACCCGCTTCCCCCACTCGTTGGGCACGGCGAGCAGCGCGGTGTCCGCGACCAGGGCGAGCGGCTGGCAGCGCTCGATCCACTGCTTGTCCTTGGGCTCGATTCCCTGCTGGCCCTCGGCGAGGAGCTGCTCGAGGACGCGTGGCCACACTGCGGCAAGATCGGCAGGTACGTCAGCCACAGGGCACGCTTTCTCGCAGGTCCCACGATGGTGTGGTTCTCGGGGACAGTGGGTCGAAGTCCGTGAGGACGGGTCCGCCCGGGACAGGTGAGGACAGAACGGAAAAAGATTGTGGAGACCGTCCACGGTAGTCGGGCCGGATGACGTGGTTCAAGTTGTTGTCCACAGCCTGTGCACAATGGGGGGTGGCGACAGGTCGGTTTGACCGGATGGCGTAGCCGCGCGTACCGTAACCAGGTCGAGTTGTCGATGGCTGCTGCCGCCTGCCTCCGATGGGCAAAGATCACGGTCAGTGATCGTGTAGCGGTGCACTCGGGCGTATTGCGAGCTACTCGTGGGCGCACGGTGACAGCCAGGCGATGTCCCGCCATCTACGAATCATTTCTGGAGCCCCCGAGTGAGCAAGCGCACCTTCCAGCCGAACAACCGTCGTCGCGCGAAGACCCACGGCTTCCGCCTGCGCATGCGTACGCGT
This is a stretch of genomic DNA from Streptomyces sp. R44. It encodes these proteins:
- the dnaA gene encoding chromosomal replication initiator protein DnaA is translated as MADVPADLAAVWPRVLEQLLAEGQQGIEPKDKQWIERCQPLALVADTALLAVPNEWGKRVLEGRLAPLISETLSRECGRPIRIAITVDDSVGEPTPPAPPVQQQPRYDERAQPEPYDKYDGYGHRPMPDDGLPTARPAYPDYAQPQRPDPGAWPRTQEDLSWQQPRLGGYQERAPYTGPEQSRGTRYDEPARGYEPQRPERAELPDPQNHGPRPGPRPGGVPGGGPGSSSSGQGAGAPGEQHARLNPKYLFDTFVIGSSNRFAHAAAVAVAEAPAKAYNPLFIYGESGLGKTHLLHAIGHYARSLYPGTRVRYVSSEEFTNEFINSIRDGKGDAFRKRYRDVDILLVDDIQFLASKESTQEEFFHTFNTLHNANKQIVLSSDRPPKQLVTLEDRLRNRFEWGLTTDVQPPELETRIAILRKKAVQEQLNAPPEVLEFIASRISRNIRELEGALIRVTAFASLNRQPVDLGLTEIVLKDLIPGGEDSSPEITAPAIMAATADYFGLTVEDLCGSSRSRVLVTARQIAMYLCRELTDLSLPKIGAQFGGRDHTTVMHADRKIRALMAERRSIYNQVTELTNRIKNG
- the rpmH gene encoding 50S ribosomal protein L34, encoding MSKRTFQPNNRRRAKTHGFRLRMRTRAGRAILANRRSKGRSALSA